One part of the Flavobacterium johnsoniae UW101 genome encodes these proteins:
- a CDS encoding peptidase associated/transthyretin-like domain-containing protein produces the protein MNRFYLKKAIVFILLIAAISTLQSCLVSRCKRPQITGYIYDFESHKPIENCNVGETMSGDNGYFTLNEKRYRQFTFFGFEAQPLSVNEKIEKEGYESQNIQFMNPFGGGARKGSLHNADTIYLKKIKIKTN, from the coding sequence ATGAATAGATTTTATCTAAAAAAAGCAATTGTTTTTATACTGCTCATTGCAGCGATTAGTACTTTGCAAAGCTGTTTAGTCAGCCGTTGTAAAAGACCTCAAATTACGGGTTATATTTATGATTTTGAATCTCATAAACCTATTGAGAATTGTAATGTAGGTGAAACAATGAGCGGTGATAACGGTTATTTTACGCTCAACGAAAAAAGATACCGTCAGTTTACATTTTTTGGATTTGAAGCGCAGCCTTTATCTGTAAACGAAAAAATTGAAAAAGAAGGTTATGAATCTCAAAATATTCAATTTATGAATCCGTTTGGCGGAGGCGCCAGAAAAGGAAGTCTGCATAATGCCGATACAATTTATTTGAAAAAAATCAAGATTAAAACAAACTAA
- a CDS encoding DUF4348 domain-containing protein, translated as MKKIITILLIACFCQLTAAQEKTKTNIENFNTFLKKFSEDKNFQLSRVKFPIVIKTLDDNLEEISVTKTQKNYRILKLDDKGMEFKQKIILKQKSAVIEQRGIDTGIYADYIFELKDNKWFLKTWVDQST; from the coding sequence ATGAAAAAAATAATTACAATCTTATTAATTGCTTGTTTCTGCCAGTTAACGGCAGCACAAGAAAAAACTAAAACCAACATTGAAAATTTCAACACTTTTCTTAAGAAATTTAGTGAAGATAAAAATTTTCAATTAAGCCGTGTAAAATTTCCTATTGTAATCAAAACGCTTGATGATAATTTAGAAGAAATTAGTGTTACCAAGACTCAAAAGAATTATAGGATTCTAAAGTTAGACGATAAAGGAATGGAGTTTAAACAAAAAATTATACTGAAACAAAAAAGCGCAGTTATTGAGCAGCGCGGCATTGATACTGGTATATATGCTGATTATATTTTTGAGTTAAAAGATAATAAGTGGTTTCTTAAAACATGGGTTGATCAATCAACTTAA
- a CDS encoding DUF1697 domain-containing protein, translated as MATHLALLRGINVSGHNMMKMEALKTMLENIGFQNVRTYLQSGNVFVESEEEASKVGFMIKQEIFKVFGHEVPVIVLSKKDLELSFANNPYLKEKDIDIKRLYIVFVSIALKKEHIHDLKISQFKPDEASIDENRIFIKYAVGAGKTRLELKYIEKKLNVIGTMRNLNTVTNLLKMYEE; from the coding sequence ATGGCAACACATTTAGCACTTTTACGCGGTATAAACGTTTCCGGTCATAATATGATGAAAATGGAAGCTTTAAAAACCATGCTGGAAAATATAGGTTTTCAAAACGTTCGAACCTATCTGCAGTCCGGAAATGTTTTTGTAGAAAGCGAAGAAGAAGCTTCAAAAGTTGGGTTTATGATTAAACAGGAAATTTTTAAGGTTTTTGGACATGAAGTTCCTGTAATAGTGCTTTCAAAAAAAGATTTAGAATTATCTTTTGCCAATAATCCTTATTTGAAAGAAAAAGACATTGATATTAAAAGATTATATATCGTTTTTGTTTCAATTGCTTTAAAAAAAGAACACATTCACGATTTAAAAATTAGTCAGTTTAAACCCGATGAAGCAAGCATTGACGAAAACAGAATTTTTATTAAATATGCTGTTGGCGCCGGAAAAACAAGATTAGAACTTAAATATATCGAGAAAAAATTAAATGTAATAGGAACGATGCGAAACCTTAATACCGTAACGAACCTGCTTAAAATGTACGAAGAATAA
- the recG gene encoding ATP-dependent DNA helicase RecG, producing MSNNLLETPIEYLKGVGPSRGQLLRKELGIHKYGDLVNFYPNRYIDRTRYYKINELQNTGSEVQIIGKIINIKTVEFAKNKKRLVASFVDDTGQIELNWFQGHKWIRESLKLNEPLVIFGKCSLYGSQFSMAHPEIELLSEHEKSLRSAMQPVYPSTETLTNRGISNRTINKMMEQLFIETGALFTETFPPYLLEEVKLISKRAALFNIHFPKSADALAKAQFRLKFEELFFIQLQLITKNLIRKHKIKGHPFTKVGELFNEFYQNHLPFDLTNAQKRVIKEIRSDMGSNAQMNRLLQGDVGSGKTIVGFMSMLLAIDNGFQACLMAPTEILANQHFIGLSEFANTLNISIKILTGSTKTSERRIIHEDLENGSLQILIGTHALLEDKVKFKNLGLAIIDEQHRFGVEQRSKLWKKNEIPPHVLVMTATPIPRTLAMSLYGDLDVSVIDELPPGRKPIQTVHRFDTNRLKVWKFLRDEIAKGRQIYIVYPLIQESEKMDYKDLMDGYESISRDFPLPQYSISIVHGKMKPADKDAEMKRFSEGKTNIMVATTVIEVGVNVPNASVMIIESAERFGLSQLHQLRGRVGRGAEQSYCILMTGHKLSSDSKTRMETMVQTNDGFEIAEVDLKLRGPGDLMGTQQSGVLNLQIADIVKDREILSFARNYALKILKEDPPLQKPEHAILKTVFLELTKRKNIWNYIS from the coding sequence ATGTCTAATAATCTTCTTGAAACTCCTATCGAATACTTAAAAGGTGTTGGCCCAAGCCGTGGTCAATTGCTTCGTAAGGAATTAGGAATTCATAAATATGGAGATTTAGTAAATTTTTATCCAAATCGATATATAGACAGAACTCGTTATTATAAAATTAATGAGCTTCAAAACACCGGATCTGAAGTTCAGATTATTGGAAAAATTATCAATATAAAAACAGTCGAATTTGCTAAGAATAAAAAACGTCTTGTGGCTTCTTTTGTTGATGATACAGGACAAATTGAACTTAACTGGTTTCAGGGTCATAAATGGATTCGTGAAAGTTTAAAACTTAATGAACCGCTGGTTATTTTTGGGAAATGTTCATTATACGGAAGTCAGTTCAGCATGGCGCATCCGGAAATTGAATTGTTAAGCGAACACGAAAAAAGTCTTCGTTCTGCCATGCAGCCTGTTTATCCTTCTACAGAAACCCTTACAAACAGAGGAATTTCTAACAGAACAATAAACAAAATGATGGAACAGTTGTTTATTGAAACCGGAGCTTTGTTTACAGAAACTTTTCCGCCTTATTTACTTGAAGAAGTAAAACTGATCTCAAAAAGAGCCGCTTTATTTAACATACATTTTCCTAAAAGTGCCGATGCTTTGGCGAAAGCACAATTTAGATTGAAGTTTGAAGAATTGTTTTTTATTCAGCTGCAGTTAATTACTAAAAACCTAATTAGAAAACATAAAATTAAAGGTCATCCTTTTACAAAAGTGGGTGAACTTTTTAATGAATTTTATCAAAATCATCTTCCATTTGACTTAACAAATGCTCAAAAAAGGGTAATAAAAGAAATTCGTTCTGATATGGGAAGTAATGCCCAAATGAACCGATTACTGCAGGGAGATGTAGGTTCTGGAAAAACAATTGTAGGTTTTATGAGCATGCTTTTGGCTATAGATAATGGTTTTCAGGCTTGTTTGATGGCGCCGACAGAAATTTTAGCAAATCAGCATTTTATTGGTTTATCTGAGTTTGCTAATACTTTAAACATTAGTATAAAAATCCTAACCGGTTCAACCAAAACTTCTGAAAGAAGAATTATTCATGAAGATCTCGAAAATGGAAGTCTTCAGATTTTAATAGGAACTCACGCTTTATTAGAAGATAAAGTTAAATTTAAGAATTTAGGTCTTGCTATTATTGATGAGCAGCATCGTTTTGGGGTAGAACAAAGATCTAAATTGTGGAAAAAAAATGAGATTCCGCCGCACGTTTTGGTCATGACTGCAACGCCAATTCCGAGAACTTTAGCTATGAGTTTATACGGTGATCTGGATGTTTCTGTAATTGATGAACTGCCGCCGGGAAGAAAACCAATTCAAACCGTTCATCGATTTGATACAAACCGTTTAAAAGTCTGGAAATTCCTGCGTGATGAAATTGCGAAAGGCAGACAGATTTATATTGTTTATCCATTAATTCAGGAATCTGAAAAAATGGATTACAAAGATTTGATGGATGGTTACGAAAGTATTTCAAGAGATTTTCCGCTGCCGCAATATTCAATTTCAATTGTTCATGGAAAGATGAAACCTGCGGATAAAGATGCCGAAATGAAACGTTTCTCAGAAGGAAAAACAAATATTATGGTGGCTACAACCGTAATTGAAGTTGGTGTAAATGTGCCTAATGCCAGTGTTATGATTATTGAAAGTGCCGAACGTTTTGGTCTTTCGCAGCTGCATCAGCTTAGAGGACGTGTTGGACGTGGTGCTGAACAGAGTTATTGTATTTTAATGACTGGACATAAATTAAGCTCTGACAGTAAAACCCGAATGGAAACTATGGTGCAGACCAATGATGGTTTTGAAATTGCCGAAGTCGATCTCAAACTTCGCGGTCCCGGAGATTTAATGGGAACGCAGCAAAGCGGTGTTTTAAACCTGCAGATTGCTGATATTGTAAAAGACAGAGAGATTTTGTCTTTCGCCAGAAATTATGCCCTGAAAATCTTAAAAGAAGATCCACCGTTACAAAAACCCGAACACGCTATTTTAAAAACTGTTTTCTTAGAATTAACGAAAAGAAAAAATATTTGGAATTATATTTCTTAG
- a CDS encoding PAS domain-containing protein yields the protein MDTRFTRPTPSDREVDWNKNKVLLSKTDKHGTILYANEDFIDVSGYDEFELIGQPHSIVRHPDMPKVIFKFLWDSIKSSENIHVIIKNMAKTGRYYWVVTDFKIVADTNGDGDIVGYFGTRKSVPEPIITKFIEPLYKKLLQIEQTSGIIASEEYLVGFLEERKKTYMEYVDHLIATGKDDKNKVSKGLFSGLFDKTPPKK from the coding sequence ATGGACACTAGATTTACCCGCCCAACTCCATCAGACCGAGAAGTCGATTGGAATAAAAATAAAGTATTACTAAGTAAAACAGATAAGCACGGAACAATTCTATATGCCAACGAAGATTTTATAGATGTTTCCGGATATGATGAATTTGAACTTATTGGACAGCCTCACAGTATTGTGAGGCATCCTGATATGCCAAAAGTAATTTTTAAGTTCTTGTGGGATAGCATTAAATCAAGTGAAAACATTCATGTAATTATTAAAAATATGGCCAAAACAGGCCGTTATTACTGGGTTGTAACCGACTTTAAAATTGTAGCCGATACAAATGGAGACGGTGATATAGTTGGATATTTCGGAACCCGAAAATCTGTTCCTGAACCTATAATTACAAAATTCATTGAACCTTTGTATAAAAAACTGCTGCAAATTGAGCAGACCAGCGGGATAATAGCCTCTGAGGAATATTTGGTTGGTTTTTTAGAAGAACGCAAGAAAACCTATATGGAATATGTAGATCATTTAATTGCGACCGGAAAAGACGATAAAAATAAAGTAAGTAAGGGTTTATTCAGCGGATTATTTGATAAAACACCTCCTAAAAAATAA
- a CDS encoding DUF6436 domain-containing protein, whose amino-acid sequence MKKKLLLSLWFTLLFASIGFLFWQNEFKYSLPTPIPKNYHDIAMGSKINLSQCCPFDNKPVFFHFFNPDCPCSRFNVPHVSDLIKKYGDRINFKIVVLNKHKTFTIEEIQQKFGARIPVYFDEGIAKKCGVISTPQAVLLDPSHNLYYRGNYNKTRYCTDAESNYAQMAIDSLLKQNNSPSFNALALRAYGCSLPNCTK is encoded by the coding sequence ATGAAGAAAAAATTACTCCTAAGTTTATGGTTTACATTACTATTTGCTTCAATAGGCTTTCTTTTCTGGCAGAACGAGTTTAAATACAGTCTGCCAACGCCAATTCCTAAAAACTATCATGATATAGCTATGGGAAGTAAAATAAATTTATCGCAATGCTGTCCTTTTGACAACAAGCCGGTTTTCTTTCATTTTTTTAATCCTGACTGCCCGTGCTCACGCTTTAATGTGCCGCATGTGAGTGATCTGATAAAAAAGTATGGCGATAGAATTAACTTTAAAATAGTTGTTTTAAACAAGCACAAAACTTTTACGATTGAAGAAATCCAACAAAAATTTGGAGCCCGGATTCCTGTATATTTTGATGAAGGAATTGCAAAAAAATGCGGTGTAATTTCTACGCCGCAGGCTGTTCTTTTAGATCCTTCTCATAATTTATATTACCGGGGTAATTACAATAAAACAAGATATTGTACAGATGCAGAGAGTAATTATGCTCAAATGGCGATCGATTCGCTGTTAAAACAAAACAATTCGCCCTCATTTAATGCTTTAGCTCTAAGAGCTTACGGATGTTCGTTACCAAATTGCACTAAATAA
- a CDS encoding efflux RND transporter periplasmic adaptor subunit, with translation MKLKHLIYALIIIVLGGFITYRIISNKGKNDESKKFGDKDKPTTVTGLVIQTTTFDNNLSLSGSIEANEQIEIHSEVSGIVEGIYFNEGTYVNKGQVLFKVNDIELKAQLRQAVTKEGLAAENERRAKLLLQKEAISQEEADVARADHASAQAQSQLIRAQISKTSVKAPFSGKIGLRSISPGTYITPTVLVAKLVNTGKLKITFSIPEKYASQVQSGSTIDFTVSGSNKTYTAKIYAIEPEVAVATRTLQIRAIADNTDGKLFPGTFADIKLPLNIIKDAIVVPSQAIIPIQDGKKVFIADNGKAKEVMVDATTRTDSSILILSGLKAGDTLITSGVMSLKNEAPIKVKVK, from the coding sequence ATGAAATTAAAACATCTAATCTACGCCTTGATAATCATCGTTTTAGGAGGATTTATTACGTATAGAATAATATCCAACAAAGGAAAGAACGACGAATCAAAAAAATTTGGCGACAAAGACAAACCAACGACAGTAACAGGATTAGTAATTCAAACTACTACTTTTGATAATAATTTGTCATTATCTGGTTCTATCGAAGCCAATGAACAAATTGAAATTCACAGCGAAGTTTCTGGAATTGTAGAAGGTATTTATTTTAATGAAGGAACTTATGTGAATAAAGGTCAGGTACTTTTTAAAGTAAATGATATCGAATTAAAAGCGCAGTTAAGACAAGCTGTAACTAAAGAAGGCTTAGCTGCAGAAAATGAAAGAAGAGCTAAACTTTTACTTCAAAAAGAAGCCATCAGCCAGGAAGAAGCCGATGTTGCTAGAGCAGACCATGCTTCTGCGCAGGCACAAAGCCAATTAATAAGAGCACAAATATCTAAAACATCTGTAAAAGCACCATTTTCAGGAAAAATTGGTCTTCGTTCTATTTCACCTGGAACTTATATTACACCAACTGTTTTGGTAGCAAAATTAGTAAACACAGGAAAATTAAAAATTACATTCTCTATTCCTGAAAAATATGCTTCGCAGGTACAATCAGGATCTACTATAGATTTTACGGTTTCGGGTTCAAATAAAACCTATACAGCAAAAATATATGCCATAGAACCAGAGGTAGCTGTTGCAACCCGTACACTGCAGATTCGTGCTATTGCCGACAATACCGACGGAAAACTTTTCCCTGGAACTTTTGCCGACATCAAATTACCTTTAAACATTATTAAAGATGCTATAGTTGTTCCTTCTCAAGCTATTATTCCAATACAAGACGGTAAAAAAGTTTTTATTGCTGATAATGGCAAAGCAAAGGAAGTTATGGTTGATGCTACAACAAGAACCGATTCTTCAATTCTAATTTTATCAGGATTAAAAGCTGGAGATACTTTAATCACAAGCGGTGTTATGTCATTAAAAAACGAAGCACCAATTAAAGTTAAAGTAAAATAG
- a CDS encoding efflux RND transporter permease subunit produces MSLSTTSIRRPVLTIVLNLLIILFGFIGYTFLGVREFPSIDPAQVSIRTNYTGANADIIESQITEPLEKAVNAIDGIRNITSSSNQGSSNITIEFNLDKDLEEAANDVRDKVSQAIRSLPQDIDAPPVVSKADADSDAIISMTVQSDTRSSLELSDYAENVISQRLETIPGVSAVQIWGQKRYAMRLWIDPAKLSAYGCTVADVRTALNSQNVELPSGKLTGNNTELTVKTVGNLSKPEEFNNIIIRTDGDKIVRLSDIGGAELGPENLETKLSQSGLPLIGLAIVPMPGANYLDISKEFYKKYETLKKDLPKDIKLNIALDNTIFVKKSVLEVAETLGISIVLVIIIIYLFFRDWAIAFRPLIDIPVSLIATFFIMWLFGFSINVLTLLAIVLATGLVVDDGIVVTENIFKKVEEGMSPIEAAIKGSNEIFYAVISISVTLAAVFLPVIFLEGFVGRLFREFGVVIGAAVLISAFVSLTLTPMLNAYLMKGGEQKKSKFYIKTEPFFEKMNSSYAEALTKFMDRKWISFPILIACFGLIYLFFTILPKETAPYDDRSSVTMRMTTPEGSSYEYTDRFMQEISRLIDDSIPEKKVSLVITSPGFSSNSVNSGLVRLTLKDVDEREKSQKEIADKLTKWTKQYPNAKTSVTQQPTIAVNRRGGLPIQYIIQAPNFDKLREKIPVFMNEVGKSDVFSTTDVNLKFNKPEINVTIDRAKAESLGISILDIAQTLQLSLSGQRFGYFIKNGKQYQVIGQFDQKDRSKPLDLTSMFVKNKNGELIQMDNVVKVYEQSNPPQLYHNNRYMSATVSAGLAPGKSLGEGIQEMDRIKAKVLDESFTTDLAGESRDFVESSSNTSFAFGLALLLIFLILAAQFESFIDPFIIILTVPMAVAGALFSLWLFNQTWNIFSQIGTVMLIGLVTKNGILIVEFANQLREQGKPKMEAILEASEARLRPILMTSLAIALGALPIAMSLGAASTSRIGMGVVIVGGTIFSLALTLFVIPAIYFMWSKARKHYPEFDRIDEYEKESIK; encoded by the coding sequence ATGAGTTTATCAACTACAAGTATAAGAAGACCTGTTTTAACCATCGTACTGAATTTATTAATTATTTTATTCGGTTTTATTGGTTACACTTTTCTCGGCGTACGAGAATTTCCTTCGATCGATCCGGCACAGGTTTCAATTAGAACCAATTATACCGGAGCAAATGCTGATATTATTGAGTCACAAATTACAGAACCTCTTGAAAAAGCAGTAAATGCAATTGACGGAATTCGAAATATAACTTCTTCAAGTAATCAGGGAAGCAGTAACATTACTATCGAGTTTAATCTTGATAAAGATTTAGAAGAAGCCGCAAATGACGTGCGTGACAAAGTTTCGCAGGCAATTAGAAGCTTACCGCAGGATATTGATGCTCCTCCGGTTGTTTCAAAAGCTGATGCTGATAGTGATGCCATTATTTCGATGACGGTTCAAAGTGACACACGAAGTTCATTAGAATTAAGTGATTATGCAGAAAACGTTATTTCACAGCGATTAGAAACAATTCCAGGAGTCAGTGCGGTTCAAATCTGGGGACAAAAACGTTATGCAATGCGTTTATGGATTGATCCAGCAAAACTTTCTGCTTATGGCTGTACCGTAGCTGACGTTCGTACGGCATTAAATTCCCAAAATGTTGAATTACCTTCTGGAAAGTTAACCGGAAACAACACTGAATTAACCGTAAAAACTGTTGGAAATCTTTCTAAACCAGAAGAATTCAATAATATTATTATTCGTACTGACGGTGATAAAATTGTTCGTTTAAGCGATATTGGAGGTGCTGAATTAGGACCGGAAAATTTAGAAACCAAACTAAGTCAGTCAGGACTTCCATTAATTGGTCTTGCTATTGTACCAATGCCGGGAGCCAATTATTTAGATATTTCAAAAGAATTCTACAAAAAGTACGAAACTTTAAAGAAAGATCTTCCTAAAGATATCAAACTAAATATTGCACTTGATAATACCATTTTCGTAAAAAAATCTGTACTTGAAGTTGCTGAAACTTTGGGAATTTCTATCGTTCTGGTTATTATTATTATTTATTTGTTCTTTAGAGACTGGGCAATTGCTTTCAGGCCTTTAATTGATATTCCGGTTTCGTTAATTGCTACTTTCTTTATTATGTGGCTTTTTGGATTCTCTATCAACGTATTAACCTTATTAGCTATCGTATTGGCAACCGGTCTGGTTGTAGATGATGGAATTGTAGTTACAGAAAATATCTTTAAAAAGGTCGAAGAAGGAATGTCGCCTATTGAAGCCGCAATTAAGGGTTCAAACGAGATTTTTTATGCTGTAATTTCGATATCTGTAACTCTCGCTGCAGTATTTTTACCAGTAATCTTCCTTGAAGGTTTCGTTGGACGACTCTTTAGGGAATTTGGGGTTGTAATTGGTGCAGCCGTATTAATATCCGCCTTTGTATCCTTGACTTTAACGCCAATGCTGAATGCGTATTTGATGAAAGGCGGCGAACAAAAAAAATCTAAATTCTATATTAAAACCGAACCGTTTTTTGAAAAAATGAACAGCAGTTATGCCGAGGCATTAACGAAATTCATGGATCGAAAATGGATTAGTTTTCCAATCTTAATTGCTTGTTTTGGATTGATTTATTTATTTTTTACTATTCTTCCAAAAGAAACCGCGCCTTATGATGACCGAAGCTCTGTAACCATGCGTATGACAACTCCTGAGGGGTCTTCATACGAGTATACAGATCGTTTTATGCAGGAAATTTCAAGATTAATTGATGATTCTATTCCGGAGAAAAAAGTGAGTCTGGTGATTACTTCTCCAGGATTCAGTTCAAACTCTGTAAACAGCGGATTGGTTAGACTTACATTAAAAGATGTTGATGAAAGAGAAAAATCGCAAAAAGAAATTGCTGATAAATTAACCAAATGGACTAAGCAATATCCAAATGCTAAAACTTCTGTAACACAACAGCCAACAATTGCAGTTAACAGACGAGGCGGTTTGCCAATTCAATATATTATACAGGCCCCAAATTTTGATAAATTAAGAGAGAAAATCCCTGTTTTTATGAATGAAGTTGGTAAAAGTGATGTGTTTTCTACTACTGATGTTAACTTAAAATTCAATAAACCAGAGATCAACGTAACTATTGACAGAGCAAAAGCCGAAAGTTTAGGAATTTCTATTCTTGACATTGCACAGACATTACAGCTTTCCCTAAGCGGACAGCGTTTTGGATATTTCATTAAAAACGGAAAACAATATCAGGTTATTGGGCAGTTTGACCAAAAAGACAGATCGAAGCCGTTAGATTTGACTTCGATGTTTGTGAAAAACAAAAATGGTGAATTGATTCAAATGGATAACGTAGTTAAAGTTTATGAGCAGAGTAATCCGCCTCAATTATACCACAACAACCGTTATATGTCGGCTACTGTTTCTGCAGGTCTGGCTCCAGGAAAAAGCTTAGGAGAAGGAATTCAGGAAATGGACCGAATTAAAGCTAAAGTTCTGGATGAAAGTTTCACAACCGATTTAGCGGGAGAATCACGAGATTTCGTAGAAAGCAGCTCGAATACATCTTTCGCCTTTGGATTAGCTTTATTATTAATCTTCCTGATTCTTGCAGCACAATTTGAGAGTTTTATCGATCCGTTTATTATCATTTTAACAGTGCCAATGGCCGTTGCAGGTGCTTTATTTTCATTATGGCTGTTCAATCAAACCTGGAATATTTTCAGTCAGATTGGTACTGTAATGCTTATTGGTCTGGTAACCAAAAACGGTATTTTAATTGTTGAATTTGCCAATCAGTTACGCGAACAGGGAAAACCAAAAATGGAAGCTATTCTTGAAGCATCTGAAGCGCGTTTACGTCCAATTTTAATGACCAGTTTAGCCATTGCATTAGGAGCACTTCCAATTGCTATGTCGCTTGGAGCAGCTTCAACCAGTAGAATTGGTATGGGAGTTGTAATTGTTGGAGGAACTATTTTCTCTCTTGCATTAACACTTTTTGTTATTCCGGCGATTTACTTTATGTGGTCTAAAGCAAGAAAACATTATCCTGAATTTGATCGTATCGACGAATACGAAAAAGAAAGTATCAAATAA
- a CDS encoding TolC family protein: MNIKKLYSTLLIILLCVFKTNAQEVLTIEDAMKIALENNFEIKIAKNNSTISETNVTVGNAGMLPTATASVTDNNSVTNSSQTRQDGTSTSLNNAKNNSLNYGVSLGWTIFDGLKMFARLDQLKELQKLGDSELKRIILVKIGQVNSAYYDLVQQQQQLAALDTTIVISKQRLELAQNRFTIGKASKLEVLNAQVDLNSDQVALLRQKESYANSKILLNQYLARDPKIHFKVTDEVNVDNKLVLADLMDLAQKQNPALESQIISKRIAELQLKQVKADRYPTLRLTSGYNFAESQSSLGFTSETSSRGFNYGFNASMNIFDGFNQHRNEKVAKLQIENSKIAVEQQTSILNTQLSTAFQTYLTNLELIDLEENNEAIAKQNLEITLDKFRIGTITTIDFRTAQLNYVNAKVRYSNAQYEAKLSEIALKELAGNINF; encoded by the coding sequence ATGAATATTAAAAAACTATACAGCACTTTACTAATTATTCTTTTGTGTGTTTTTAAAACAAATGCACAAGAAGTTTTAACTATTGAAGATGCCATGAAAATCGCTTTAGAGAACAATTTTGAGATCAAAATTGCTAAAAACAACTCTACAATAAGCGAAACCAATGTTACTGTTGGAAATGCCGGAATGCTGCCTACAGCAACTGCTTCTGTTACAGACAACAATAGTGTAACAAATTCATCTCAAACGCGTCAGGATGGAACTTCGACATCTTTAAACAATGCCAAAAACAATAGTTTAAATTATGGAGTAAGTCTTGGGTGGACTATTTTTGACGGATTAAAAATGTTTGCCAGATTAGATCAGTTAAAAGAGCTACAAAAATTAGGTGATTCTGAATTAAAAAGAATCATATTGGTTAAAATTGGTCAGGTAAATTCAGCTTATTACGATTTAGTACAGCAGCAACAGCAATTAGCGGCTTTAGACACAACAATTGTAATTTCTAAACAAAGATTAGAATTAGCTCAAAATCGTTTTACAATTGGAAAAGCTTCAAAATTAGAAGTTTTAAATGCTCAGGTTGATTTAAATTCAGATCAGGTTGCATTATTAAGACAAAAAGAATCCTATGCAAATTCTAAAATATTGTTGAATCAATATCTGGCTCGTGATCCAAAGATTCATTTTAAGGTGACTGATGAGGTTAATGTAGACAATAAACTTGTTTTAGCAGATTTGATGGATCTTGCACAAAAACAAAACCCGGCATTAGAATCACAGATAATAAGCAAAAGAATTGCCGAACTGCAGCTTAAACAAGTAAAAGCAGACCGTTATCCTACTTTAAGATTAACTTCTGGTTATAATTTTGCCGAGAGCCAGTCTAGTTTAGGTTTTACCAGCGAAACATCTTCCAGAGGTTTTAATTATGGTTTTAATGCGAGCATGAACATTTTTGATGGATTTAATCAGCATAGAAATGAAAAAGTTGCTAAACTTCAAATTGAAAACTCAAAAATTGCTGTTGAACAACAAACTTCAATATTAAATACACAATTAAGTACTGCTTTTCAAACCTATTTAACCAATTTAGAGTTAATAGATCTGGAAGAAAATAACGAAGCAATCGCTAAGCAAAACTTAGAAATTACTTTAGATAAATTTAGAATAGGAACAATTACAACTATCGATTTTAGAACGGCACAACTCAATTATGTGAATGCAAAAGTACGCTACAGCAACGCACAATACGAAGCAAAGCTATCTGAAATTGCATTAAAAGAATTGGCAGGAAATATTAATTTTTAA